Proteins from one Deinococcus sp. AB2017081 genomic window:
- a CDS encoding ABC transporter permease has protein sequence MRNALLIAELSLREAFRKRLVTVLVVLSVLFIGFFLYGVLRLEQTLDQRAIDAGLDGRSATGAGNIPVISSALFGMYLVYFLGSLMAVLSTVGAVSADIENGVMQSVIARPVSRAQVVLGRFLGFGAVNVVYVALLGTALLGGVYAITGYLPPAPGLALALILLAVLMLTALTVLGSTLFTTLANGIGVFVLYGVGFTGGILSAIGRLADTPTLVTLGRVANALMPSNALWLGASYHLQPEFMLQVGDLSRGANPFTSSTPIPAGLVVWAAALLVLAVGTAMWRFSRRDL, from the coding sequence ATGCGTAACGCCCTGCTGATCGCGGAACTCTCCCTGCGCGAGGCCTTCCGCAAGCGCCTCGTGACTGTGCTGGTCGTCCTGAGCGTGCTGTTCATCGGCTTTTTCCTGTACGGTGTGCTGCGGCTGGAACAGACCCTCGACCAGCGGGCCATCGACGCGGGCCTTGACGGTCGCAGCGCCACCGGGGCCGGCAACATCCCCGTGATCTCGTCGGCGCTGTTCGGCATGTACCTCGTGTACTTCCTGGGCTCGCTGATGGCCGTGCTCTCGACCGTCGGCGCGGTCAGTGCGGACATCGAGAACGGCGTCATGCAGAGCGTGATCGCCCGGCCGGTCAGCCGCGCCCAGGTCGTGCTGGGGCGCTTCCTGGGCTTCGGCGCGGTGAATGTCGTGTACGTGGCGCTGCTGGGCACCGCGCTGCTGGGCGGCGTGTACGCCATCACCGGCTACCTGCCGCCCGCGCCGGGGCTGGCGCTGGCCCTGATTCTGCTGGCCGTGCTGATGCTCACCGCCCTGACCGTGCTGGGCAGCACGCTGTTCACCACCCTCGCCAACGGCATCGGCGTGTTCGTGCTGTACGGCGTGGGCTTCACGGGCGGCATCCTCAGCGCCATCGGCCGGCTGGCCGACACCCCCACGCTGGTCACGCTGGGCCGGGTCGCCAACGCCCTGATGCCCAGCAACGCCCTGTGGCTGGGGGCCAGCTACCACCTGCAACCCGAATTCATGTTGCAGGTCGGTGACCTGTCGCGGGGCGCGAATCCCTTCACATCCAGCACGCCCATTCCTGCCGGGCTGGTCGTGTGGGCCGCCGCGCTGCTGGTGCTGGCCGTGGGTACGGCGATGTGGCGGTTCAGCCGGAGGGACTTGTAG